The Paenibacillus sp. FSL R7-0204 genome includes a region encoding these proteins:
- the ytvI gene encoding sporulation integral membrane protein YtvI → MDTLVLKRMLRGLWVVLAAALILLAVYVLLPLLYPLLIAWLLAYLMHPLVLILKGMKLPGWLAVSLSLLFYIGGIALVLTALITRLVKELIGLLQTFDLHTDQWRELLLSLSRNASIQNIINQINQFYHDNPGYHATIDSNINRTTETVGQAVTQMITGFFNIILKLISSLPSLGTILIVIVLAAFFLSTGWERHNAKLTALLPAQLLRPVSEIWKDLRKALFGYIRAQLVLISVTAVIVIIGLLLLGVKSAFAIGLTIGIVDLIPYLGVGIVILPWALYSYMTGNMALAIGLLVLYGVILITRQVLEPKVLASSIGVDPLAMLIGMFAGLQLMGMLGLILGPVLLVILDAFARAGVFRALRTYILSGRLH, encoded by the coding sequence ATCGATACACTTGTGCTTAAAAGAATGCTGCGCGGCCTCTGGGTCGTGCTTGCTGCCGCCCTGATTCTGCTGGCTGTATATGTACTGCTGCCGCTCCTCTACCCCCTGCTGATCGCCTGGCTGCTGGCTTATCTTATGCATCCGCTCGTCCTGATCCTGAAGGGGATGAAGCTCCCCGGCTGGCTCGCCGTATCCCTCTCGCTGCTGTTCTACATCGGAGGCATCGCACTTGTCTTGACCGCTCTCATCACGCGGCTGGTCAAAGAGCTGATCGGGCTGCTCCAGACCTTCGATCTTCATACTGATCAGTGGCGGGAGCTGCTGCTGTCCCTGAGCCGTAATGCCAGCATTCAGAATATTATTAACCAAATCAACCAGTTTTACCACGACAACCCGGGTTATCATGCCACCATTGACAGCAATATCAACCGGACCACTGAAACTGTCGGCCAAGCCGTGACGCAGATGATTACCGGATTCTTCAATATCATCCTGAAGCTGATCTCCTCGCTGCCTAGCCTCGGCACCATCCTGATTGTTATCGTATTGGCCGCCTTCTTCCTCAGCACCGGCTGGGAACGGCATAATGCCAAGCTGACTGCCTTGCTCCCAGCCCAGCTGCTAAGACCGGTGTCGGAGATCTGGAAGGACTTGCGCAAGGCACTGTTCGGCTACATCCGCGCCCAGCTGGTGCTGATCTCTGTAACGGCGGTAATTGTGATCATTGGCCTGCTGCTGCTGGGGGTCAAATCAGCCTTCGCCATCGGCCTGACCATCGGCATCGTCGATCTGATTCCTTACCTGGGCGTCGGTATCGTCATTCTGCCCTGGGCCTTGTATTCGTATATGACCGGGAACATGGCGCTGGCCATCGGGCTGCTGGTGCTCTACGGCGTCATCCTGATCACCCGCCAGGTGCTGGAGCCCAAGGTGCTCGCCAGCAGCATCGGCGTCGATCCGCTCGCTATGCTGATAGGCATGTTCGCCGGCCTTCAGCTAATGGGCATGCTCGGCCTGATCCTCGGCCCGGTGCTGCTCGTTATTCTCGACGCGTTCGCCCGCGCCGGCGTATTCCGCGCCCTGCGCACCTATATCCTCAGCGGCAGGCTGCATTAG
- a CDS encoding FxsA family protein, which translates to MIRNKWLWAALFAVPAVELFGFIYVSSFLGAPKTLLIMLATSVIGLLMMRFEGKKVLQDSRTHMQEGRVPGRTMLDGLCIFFGGLLLILPGFVTDLIGFTLVFPLTRPLYRVFLLKWIEKKMKNGTFTFYRR; encoded by the coding sequence ATGATCAGGAACAAATGGCTGTGGGCCGCCCTATTTGCAGTCCCGGCCGTGGAATTATTCGGTTTCATCTATGTCTCAAGTTTTCTTGGAGCGCCCAAGACGCTGCTGATCATGCTGGCTACTTCAGTCATCGGCTTGCTAATGATGCGGTTCGAAGGTAAGAAGGTGCTGCAGGACAGCAGAACACATATGCAGGAGGGACGGGTGCCCGGACGGACGATGCTGGACGGCTTATGTATTTTCTTCGGCGGTCTGCTGCTGATTCTGCCGGGATTTGTCACGGATCTGATCGGCTTTACTCTGGTATTTCCGCTGACCCGGCCGCTCTACCGGGTTTTTCTGCTGAAATGGATCGAGAAGAAGATGAAAAACGGCACGTTCACCTTCTACCGCAGGTAG
- a CDS encoding acyl-CoA thioesterase yields MNPHQPGWASRWHSTSIRVRYQETDQMGVVYHANYLIWFECGRTEMFRELGFDYRMLEGLGLLLPVTSADLQFKSPARYDNLITVYARLTTFSALRVVYEYEIRRMAAGQEGQERTAGELLVSGSTSHVWLNGEWRPVRIDRAQPELFQAILAALKEEE; encoded by the coding sequence ATGAATCCGCATCAACCGGGATGGGCCAGCCGCTGGCACAGTACCTCCATCCGTGTACGTTATCAGGAGACCGACCAGATGGGCGTGGTCTATCATGCCAACTATTTAATCTGGTTTGAGTGCGGCCGTACGGAGATGTTCCGTGAGCTGGGCTTTGACTACCGGATGCTGGAGGGGCTCGGTCTGCTGTTGCCGGTAACCTCTGCAGATTTGCAATTTAAAAGCCCCGCGCGATATGATAATCTTATTACCGTGTATGCGCGGTTAACCACCTTCTCGGCTCTGAGGGTTGTGTATGAATATGAAATCCGCCGGATGGCGGCGGGTCAGGAAGGGCAGGAGCGGACCGCAGGCGAGCTTCTGGTCAGCGGCTCGACGAGCCACGTATGGCTGAACGGGGAGTGGAGGCCGGTGCGGATCGACAGGGCACAGCCTGAGCTGTTCCAGGCCATCCTGGCTGCGCTGAAGGAAGAAGAATAG